The Eremothecium cymbalariae DBVPG#7215 chromosome 8, complete sequence genome has a window encoding:
- the ARG81 gene encoding Arg81p (similar to Ashbya gossypii AAL175W): MNKGDNKFGSQNIGDTGNAKSGSRKHKAGNGVCTARRPRAKTFTGCWTCRIRKVKCDLGKPNCQRCEKSGLSCGGYDIKLRWSNPIRFDSYGNQVTSGNDKDGDGDRQQQPFQRRNIMFVRYDEEYEYYEDMDDELSALHSPPLEMIADNKTWIVKNFGVFMGTNRAKKRHVPRKKRKVNPVFADAMAKEQRRKMEERQKAEKNKKKQKISKLVRDDASMSLGCVSPVLSIDSTKMELSSDTTASAISPAHAASAFEFGFPSMGMAGHEWISGELKDDAFLSASVLQGALSLPSNLQQQYGFAANRQPVTVTTGLPTPDSKLKNKRHASDFTDESSLPANAGSPCFPEDELANLYRLVFHRSERKNNEVMIENLFNQGYTKADTGRSGSGINLNAPGSQMPAAAIQVLPCEEPDLAGSNSLSSSNNLPRFPQTSLKVNGLTRFLMNHYLQNVADLMTVVALPSNPWKTIYFPRAVRGLGDLAAMGDTSNSRNSLLNSLLAVSCFNLQSKFPKNSEEMKYFVNLGIGFRNQASNFLNLCLNSGSKQERYKDVLTAILSMNSIDVFWGTMADCQYYLAICEEFINKRMKARPNISSKARCLHRIYSFLRLIQDSTALDKVREKEIVFEKSDDNKVNFNEKSSSPATTGASSKDDAYKKQLDGKDDKINIDFSELEERLNQSSSPLLLNNIASKPYFSDSQTKHDVLGTDALYGLPNSLILLFSDCVRLARHRAYFQKNGLEIPADYNIYCVEFEKRLYSWKSEWEFWKDKSKKEFLNDTMKGIFHHTMSFYFGLIVYYLTMVRTLAYQLLQPYVIKVLNHLTELASLIDEKGVKIVPLVWQGFIAGCSCTDTNTQLAYKKWAARLASSGMGSYWGARQVMFEVWRRQLNHEKGDNWYSVYSDWRMNLMLS, encoded by the coding sequence TATGTACAGCAAGGCGGCCCAGGGCAAAAACATTTACAGGATGTTGGACATGTCGAATAAGGAAAGTTAAGTGTGATCTAGGTAAGCCGAACTGCCAGAGGTGTGAGAAATCCGGGTTAAGTTGTGGGGGGTATGATATCAAATTGCGGTGGTCGAATCCGATAAGATTTGATAGTTACGGGAACCAGGTGACGTCTGGAAATGACAAAGATGGGGATGGTGATcgacagcagcagccgTTTCAACGACGTAACATTATGTTTGTTCGATACGATGAGGAGTATGAGTATTATGAGGATATGGATGATGAGTTGTCGGCGTTACATTCACCTCCGTTGGAGATGATTGCAGATAATAAGACATGGATCGTTAAGAACTTTGGTGTGTTCATGGGTACGAATAGGGCCAAGAAGAGACATGTGCCTAGGAAAAAGAGGAAGGTGAACCCTGTATTTGCGGATGCGATGGCGAAGGAGCAACGAAGGAAGATGGAAGAACGGCAAAAGGCAGAAAAGAATAAGAAAAAGCAGAAGATTTCGAAGCTGGTGCGGGACGATGCGTCTATGTCGTTGGGTTGCGTATCCCCGGTGCTGAGTATAGATTCTACGAAGATGGAATTGTCATCGGATACCACAGCGTCTGCTATTTCTCCTGCGCATGCTGCTTCTGCCTTTGAGTTTGGTTTCCCATCGATGGGGATGGCGGGCCACGAGTGGATCTCGGGTGAGTTGAAAGACGACGCTTTTCTATCAGCTTCCGTTTTGCAGGGTGCCCTATCATTGCCCTCTAACTTACAACAACAGTATGGTTTCGCTGCTAATAGACAGCCAGTCACTGTGACTACGGGTCTACCTACCCCGGATTCAAAGCTGAAAAACAAGCGGCATGCTTCCGATTTTACTGATGAGTCGTCTCTTCCAGCTAATGCTGGCTCACCATGTTTCCCAGAAGATGAACTTGCTAATCTTTACCGGCTTGTGTTCCATAGGAGCGAGCGGAAAAACAATGAAGTCATGATTGAGAATCTGTTCAACCAAGGGTATACCAAAGCGGATACAGGCCGCTCTGGTAGTGGTATAAATTTGAATGCACCTGGCTCACAAAtgcctgctgctgctattCAGGTGCTGCCTTGTGAAGAGCCTGATCTTGCTGGCTCCAATTCTCTAAGTAGCTCAAACAATTTGCCCCGCTTCCCGCAAACAAGTCTGAAAGTGAATGGTCTGACGAGGTTTTTAATGAATCACTATTTGCAAAATGTCGCTGATCTGATGACCGTTGTTGCTCTACCTTCGAATCCTTGGAAAACCATATACTTCCCACGGGCCGTACGCGGACTGGGAGACCTAGCTGCCATGGGAGATACATCCAATTCGCGAAACTCATTGTTAAATTCCCTGCTAGCAGTGTCTTGTTTCAATCTACAAAGCAAATTTCCCAAAAACTCAGaagaaatgaaatatttcGTGAATTTGGGAATCGGGTTCAGAAATCAGGCATCAAACTTCTTGAACTTATGTCTCAATTCGGGCTCAAAACAAGAGCGTTACAAAGACGTTTTGACAGCTATATTATCAATGAATTCAATCGACGTCTTCTGGGGCACTATGGCAGACTGTCAGTACTACCTTGCGATATGCGAGGAGTTTATCAACAAGCGGATGAAAGCGCGGCCAAATATATCCTCTAAAGCTCGTTGTCTTCACCGTATCTACTCATTCTTAAGGTTAATTCAAGATAGCACTGCTCTTGACAAGGTAcgagaaaaagaaattgtttttgagaAAAGTGACGATAATAAAGTCAACTTTAATGAAAAGTCCAGTTCACCAGCAACTACGGGGGCGTCATCTAAGGATGATGCATACAAGAAGCAACTAGATGGAAaggatgataaaattaatattgACTTCAGTGAACTTGAAGAACGTTTGAACCAGTCTTCCTCTCCCCTTCtgttgaataatattgcGAGTAAaccatatttttcagattcGCAAACCAAGCATGATGTCCTAGGTACTGACGCATTATATGGTTTGCCTAACTCTTTAATTCTTCTATTTTCTGATTGTGTAAGATTGGCAAGACACAGAGCATATTTCCAGAAAAATGGTTTAGAAATCCCGGCCGACTATAATATCTACTGCGTTGAATTCGAAAAGAGACTCTATAGTTGGAAATCAGAATGGGAATTTTGGAAGGATAAGTCTAAaaaggaatttttgaatgatACTATGAAGGGAATCTTCCATCATACTATGAGTTTTTATTTCGGTTTGATTGTTTACTACTTAACAATGGTAAGAACATTAGCTTATCAACTACTTCAGCCATATGTTATCAAGGTGTTGAATCATCTAACTGAATTAGCTAGTCTTATCGACGAAAAAGGAGTTAAGATTGTTCCCTTAGTTTGGCAAGGTTTCATAGCTGGATGTTCCTGTACAGATACTAATACACAACTGGCGTATAAGAAATGGGCGGCTCGGTTAGCAAGCTCAGGTATGGGTTCGTATTGGGGTGCCAGGCAAGTTATGTTTGAAGTTTGGCGGAGACAGTTGAATCATGAAAAAGGTGATAATTGGTATTCTGTTTATAGTGATTGGAGGATGAATTTAATGTTGTCATAA
- a CDS encoding uncharacterized protein (similar to KLTH0E03740g - Lachancea thermotolerans / KLLA0E17039g - Kluyveromyces lactis) has product MESVESIIKKLEDLNDICARRECKDVVLWNSLNRILHQTTQSMFQLVEQTPKFSRRDVYSRHSPFFNKWDKSESFRILPPIPSKSEQLCLGQEEDGGSNKWAVADLPLLEQLNNLRRLVNDSRCRNENQSRAEFASDEKKE; this is encoded by the coding sequence ATGGAAAGTGTAGAAtctattatcaaaaagCTAGAGGATTTAAACGATATTTGTGCTCGTCGTGAATGTAAAGATGTTGTGCTGTGGAATTCACTGAATAGGATCCTCCATCAAACGACACAGTCGATGTTTCAGCTCGTCGAACAGACACCGAAGTTTAGCAGAAGGGACGTATACTCACGACATTCGCCTTTTTTTAACAAGTGGGATAAGAGTGAATCGTTCCGCATATTGCCTCCTATTCCATCGAAAAGCGAACAGTTGTGTCTAGGgcaggaggaggatggTGGATCGAACAAGTGGGCTGTGGCAGACCTTCCTTTGCTGGAGCAGCTCAATAATTTGAGGCGGTTAGTAAACGATTCTAGATGTCGCAACGAGAATCAGAGCAGAGCAGAGTTCGCCTCCgatgaaaagaaggag